One stretch of Anolis carolinensis isolate JA03-04 chromosome 3, rAnoCar3.1.pri, whole genome shotgun sequence DNA includes these proteins:
- the LOC107983750 gene encoding gastrula zinc finger protein XlCGF7.1-like yields MKEEASEYLECGKSFAQSGDLCSNQRTHTGEKPYTCLECGQSFTERGSLRSHQRTHTGEKPYTCLECGKSFTQSSNLRSQQRTHTEEKPYTCLECGKSFAQRGNLDVHQRTHTGEKPYSCLECGKSFTESGSLWKHQRTHTGEKPYKCLECGKSFTESSNLRSHQRTHTGEKPYKCLECGKSFTQRVNLDSHQRIHTGEKPYTCLECGKSFTQRGNLHAHQRTHTGEKPYKCLECEQSFTQSGYLRKHQRIHRGEKPYSCLECGKSFAQRVNLDSHERTHTEEKPYTCLECGKSFTESESLWKHQRTHTGEKPYKRMPCE; encoded by the coding sequence ATGAAGGAGGAGGCATCAGAATacctggagtgcggaaagagctttgCACAGAGTGGAGATCTATGTTCaaatcaaaggactcacactggagagaaaccctatacatgcctggagtgtggacagagcttcactgagagaggaagtctacgttcacatcaaaggactcacactggggagaaaccctatacatgcctagagtgtggaaagagctttactcagagttcaaatctacgttcacaACAAAGGACTCACACcgaggagaaaccctatacatgcctagagtgtggaaagagctttgctcagagaggAAATCTAGatgtacatcaaaggactcacactggggagaaaccctattcatgcctggagtgtggaaagagcttcactgagagtggaagtctatggaaacatcaaaggactcacactggggaaaaaccctataaatgccttgagtgtggaaagagcttcactgagagctCAAATCTACGttcgcatcaaaggactcacactggggagaaaccctataaatgcctggagtgcggaaagagctttaCTCAGAGAGTGAATCTggattcacatcaaaggattcacactggggagaaaccttatacatgcctagagtgtggaaagagctttactcAGAGAGGAAATCTACatgcacatcaaaggactcacactggggagaaaccctataaatgcctggagtgtgaacagagcttcactcagagtggatatctacgtaaacatcaaaggattcacagaggggagaaaccctattcatgcctggagtgtggaaagagctttgctcagagagtGAATCTGGAttcacatgaaaggactcacactgaggagaaaccctatacatgcctggagtgtggaaagagtttcactgaGAGTGAAAGTCTatggaaacatcaaaggactcacaccggggagaaaccttataaacgCATGCCGTGTGAATAG